A genomic region of Entelurus aequoreus isolate RoL-2023_Sb linkage group LG19, RoL_Eaeq_v1.1, whole genome shotgun sequence contains the following coding sequences:
- the LOC133635425 gene encoding uncharacterized protein LOC133635425, with product MCARKKITQNIDNKIDLLRVVWSRWFHWSWCALSNCSRRGVSVGQRKKKKRKKKKKKKEQESAGCAQEKRSHRILIIKSIYYGLFGAGGFTGVGVLRQTVVDGVCQLVNEKKKKEKKKRTGVCWMCARKKITQNIDNKIDLLRVVWSRRFHWSWCASSNFSRRGVSVGQRKKKNKKGKKWKKIKNKKNKKDRSHCWMCARKKFTQNIDNKIDLLRVVWSRWFHWSWCASSNCTRRGVSVGQRKKKKKKKKRTGVCWMCARKKITQNIDNKIDLLRVVWSRWFHWSWCASSNCSRRGVSVGQRKKNK from the coding sequence ATGTGCGCAAGAAAAAAGATCACACAGAATATTGATAATAAAATCGATTTATTACGGGTTGTTTGGAGCAGGTGGTTTCACTGGAGTTGGTGTGCTTTGTCAAACTGTAGTAGACGTGGTGTGTCAGTTGgtcaacgaaaaaaaaaaaaaagaaaaaaaaaaaaaaaaaaaaaagaacaggagTCTGCTGGATGTGCGCAAGAAAAAAGATCACACAGAATATTGATAATAAAATCGATTTATTACGGGTTGTTTGGAGCAGGTGGTTTCACTGGAGTTGGTGTGCTTCGTCAAACTGTAGTAGACGGGGTGTGTCAGTTGgtcaacgaaaaaaaaaaaaaagaaaaaaaaaaaagaacaggagTCTGCTGGATGTGCGCAAGAAAAAAGATCACACAGAATATTGATAATAAAATCGATTTGTTACGGGTTGTTTGGAGCAGGCGGTTTCACTGGAGTTGGTGTGCTTCGTCAAACTTTAGTAGACGGGGTGTGTCAGTTGgtcaacgaaaaaaaaaaaataaaaaaggaaaaaaatggaaaaaaataaaaaataaaaaaaataaaaaggacaGGAGTCACTGCTGGATGTGCGCAAGAAAAAAGTTCACACAGAATATTGATAATAAAATCGATTTATTACGGGTTGTTTGGAGCAGGTGGTTTCACTGGAGTTGGTGTGCTTCGTCAAACTGTACTAGACGTGGTGTGTCAGTTGgtcaacgaaaaaaaaaaaaaaaaaaaaaaaaaagaacaggagTCTGCTGGATGTGCGCAAGAAAAAAGATCACACAGAATATTGATAATAAAATCGATTTATTACGGGTTGTTTGGAGCAGGTGGTTTCACTGGAGTTGGTGTGCTTCGTCAAACTGTAGTAGACGGGGTGTGTCAGTTGGTcaacgaaaaaaaaataaataa